The Maniola jurtina chromosome 20, ilManJurt1.1, whole genome shotgun sequence genome includes the window CATTGATGCCGTAGTAGAGGCACTTGTCACCGACGCACTCGCAGCATCCATCATGGAACCATCTGAAAAttgatttaagatttttaagacAATTAAGTAGCTATGCTAGAAAACGTTTCTTCTTCTATAGATAACTAAAGTAGGACTGTCAAATTGTAAATTGATAGTTTCTCTATAACTTAAGACTGTTGTTTCGTAACAAAGCACATTTTTTGATTTCCATAGTAGTATTTAAGGTTGCAGCAAAACCAAGAGTCCCGGAGTACCATCACATTTATTGAAGGTTTAAAATAGTTGGTGATGGTGGAAATGTCATGACGTAGATTTTGTCAAAATGCACAATATTCACAGAATATTGCAGcgctatttatattatgtaaatacctAAGTTAATTTATAAGGGCCAATGCATACAGTTGGAGTGAAAGAGGGTAGTCTTTCTGATAACAACTTAAACCCAGATTTATGTATGTTTACAGTAAAATTGATGTACAGTAGAAATTGGTACACGGAAAACAAAACAGAGAGGATGTGCTTGCTAAGTCGATAAAAGTAAAGTTTGACTTATTATCACGAAAAACGCCGCGCCTGGCTCTAATCCACTCTGCTAGTGTGGTCGCACCTTAATTTGTAAATGTGTAAAATAGTGATTCTTCTAGATGCTTTACCTGAAGCTGTTGGAACCCATGGAGCGACAGGAGGCGCGACACTTGTCGCAAGACATGCACTGCGACATGTACGCAACTGTGCAGTTGAACGTCACTATGTCGCGGCTCACCGGCTCCGAGTCTTGTTCCACGCTCTCTGCAAGTTATATAGCTCGTGTAGAGCAACATCGCGAAACGTGAAAGGTGGCACAAAGTGGCCTATGCCAGCCGATAGACTAAGAGACTGTTTTACGATCTCCAGACTTACTTTATCTAAcaaataaatttgatacagaatctgtcaaaatgtctttatccattagataaagtttatctggcgatTGTGAAACAGACCCTTAAGCTGCTATTGAGCGCACTCTTCCAGATTTCAGTCCAAGTAACCTAGTCTAATAACCTTTGAACTACTGAGGCTTCTacattgaaacaaaaataactgtatataaaattttatgtccACCCAACAAACTAACTGAAAATTCCCAGAAGGTCACAAGTCACAATAATCTAGAGTAGCTAACTGATAAACTAATTCTATGAATAGATAGCACAGCTGCATTCATACAACAACATTTCTGAATAAGTCATCAAAGGAGTTAAGATCACATAATAAATTCACACAAATAAGCACAGTAAGGTTGCAGGCAGGTAGAAAATTCCATAGAGGATGACTcactttgaaataaaatactcaAGTAACTAAATGGAATATATTCTGTGGGGATTCTATGTTCCTAGAAGGTCAGGTGTAGAATGGATGCagacaataaattattattattaagaaaccAATTCAGAATTTAGATATCATAATACATacttaaatcaatattaattttatctatgtTACTGAGATTAAAATAGTTAATGGTTTAATATATAAGGATATAAGTTTTAGCTTAATTTATTCCATATCCTATCACTGAAATCTTTATTAGGTTCTATTTATGATTTATAGTAATAGTAAAGTTTTTGGAATTGAGTAAATTCCAAAAACTTTACTAATTTCTCAGGTGGTTCACTTAACCAGAGCTCTAAAACCACTATTTCACAGTATAGCTGAAAGTGAAAAAAATGTCACtaattttacacaaaatctCAAACTAAACTGATTGAGAAATTTAATTCAGATTGAGATTTTGTTCAACTGAATTATCATAACATTGTGTAACTATGTAAATCAAATAACTTACGTAAATGGTAAACTATTTGTCTCTCAGGTGTTGGTCGGTACACAGACAAGTCAATGTCCACAGGATATGTGATGGAGAGCCATCTTTGTTGAGGGTCTGGGTCGCTGGTCAATGCGGCAAACAATCCAGGAACATTATCTGGTAACTCCTCAACATAGGAGGACTTGGATAGCTCTGTCTGTGTGTCGTTTGGCTTGGGACACATGTCTACAAGGAATATTTTAATGAGCAAAATGtcattaaataattacttaacattattaaataaaatgagTTAAGTAAAAGAATATAGTTTCTTTAGAATAATTATTAACTCTTTGATGCATACACATAAACAACATTTAATACAAGGgataaataatcatttaatattttactagatgatgcccatgactttgtcTATatgaatgttttaatttttttattccccTGGGTAATCTTTTTCAGTgttaaatatagcctatgccgaTTTCCTGGATGCAAacaaattccgtcaaaatcagttaaaaataaGCTATGAAAAGGTAATAagactgacacacttttgtatttataattacttaGTTTGGATATgaattgtattcatattactcaAATGGTTCAATTCATTATGGAAGTTCATAATTTTTccttgtttttataaaaaagcacTCTCAAAATTACTCTGAGTTTTGATAACTTGAGCTTGAGACTCTTCAACTTGATATTTCATTGAGAAATACCTAAGAATAGTAAGATTTCTACAAATATACAAGTATAAGTAAGtagatcccaccaaaaacatttcatgtaaaatgttgccaagactcacaagttcataatgctttcactgttaaaaagttatgagatctctagtagagccaagcccctagctgagcttagaattgcgctgcccatgggacctatcccaagtccaaagtatatagctcttaaatgctcttgagtatatcacatttataacaataaagaacaaataactctacttacaagctctgattctacaaaccctaaatcttggttaaaaaaggacggcttggccgtttaatgttcgtggtacttttatctgaaatgacatttaagcccggaatatcttgtgcgacaatcatgaagtataatacaaattagtaattgtcgaacaaactattccttatgaccttaatataatatgttatgtcatgtaatagtttcacgaacattaaacggccaagccgtacttttttaaccaagatttagggtttgtgaAATCAGAGcctgtaagtagagttatttgttctttattgttataaatgtgatatagtcaagagcatttaagagctatatactttggacttgggataggtcccatgggcagcgcaattctaagctcagctaggggcttggctctactagagatctcataactttttaacagtgaaagcattatgaacttgtgagtcttggcaacattttacatgaaatgtttttggtgggatttcatttctttttggcaggtgcccgagattttttttttggatctattttttgtaggtacctacatcattttcatggcccgctctctatcgttacctctttttttaaaagcttttattccacttgcaatgtatgtaactatgtttgtttgggtggaatcttgcaactcaattttaaagcagatatatcaaatttcagtcttttaggacttcaggaaacacattttttaaatgtacagactgggaaaagtttattttcctgttgtttgaatgaaatccctagcctacacaccaaatttcagtcttctaggacttagggaagtactttagaacttttgactagaggggttttgaatggcaataaatctgaaaccataacaggtagacaattgatacttggtacgtttgataagtctgtcaaggacatattatcctgaaaa containing:
- the LOC123875605 gene encoding protein twisted gastrulation, encoding MKSNYICIILSFISAVSIVYACNEAICASVVSKCMLTQSCKCDLKDCSCCKDCFNCLSYLYSECCSCVDMCPKPNDTQTELSKSSYVEELPDNVPGLFAALTSDPDPQQRWLSITYPVDIDLSVYRPTPERQIVYHLQSVEQDSEPVSRDIVTFNCTVAYMSQCMSCDKCRASCRSMGSNSFRWFHDGCCECVGDKCLYYGINESRCLACPGGKESPDGAITDDLSYDDLDYGEEVDAQSV